A genomic window from Chitinophaga pollutisoli includes:
- the porV gene encoding type IX secretion system outer membrane channel protein PorV, producing the protein MKKTYLFRASIAVMLLTSAGAASGQTTEPVNITSSAVPFLRIPADARAAGMGNMGLATSPDANSGLWNLSKTPFADSTGSLAVNYSPWMRDVTKDVYLLHAGGYYRLGDEQAISANIRYFSLGNLPLTDYNGQLIKTSYPREMSFDIGYARKLTDRFGIGVAFRYIHSSLVRGNLNEVRYKPATAVAGDISMYYSGLNEDGQGLTAGLALSNLGSRIAYRGDSDQKEFLPANFGLGVAYTFVMQEDHRLMLGVEGNKLMVPEMKDVKEYYETGAMAAWFKSFSHNTWRASGGMEYSYRNAFSARLGYVSGNRQEGRIQEMTAGIGGRYRMVAMNLSYMVPTGSGANRNPLSNTLRIGLTVDLAAQR; encoded by the coding sequence ATGAAAAAGACTTACCTGTTCCGCGCTTCCATCGCCGTCATGCTGCTGACCAGCGCAGGCGCCGCCAGCGGACAAACCACCGAACCCGTGAACATCACTTCATCCGCCGTTCCGTTCCTGCGCATCCCTGCCGACGCGCGCGCGGCGGGCATGGGCAACATGGGGCTGGCCACCAGTCCGGATGCCAACAGCGGTCTCTGGAACCTTTCCAAAACGCCCTTCGCCGACAGCACCGGTTCGCTGGCGGTGAATTACAGCCCCTGGATGCGGGATGTCACCAAAGACGTTTACCTGCTGCATGCCGGCGGGTACTACAGACTCGGGGACGAGCAGGCGATTTCGGCTAATATCCGGTATTTCAGCCTGGGCAATTTGCCGCTGACGGATTACAACGGCCAGCTCATCAAAACCTCCTACCCCCGGGAGATGTCGTTCGATATCGGTTATGCCCGCAAGCTGACCGACCGGTTCGGCATCGGCGTGGCGTTCCGGTACATCCATTCGAGCCTGGTGCGGGGCAACCTCAACGAGGTACGCTACAAACCCGCCACAGCCGTAGCCGGCGACATTTCGATGTATTATTCCGGTTTGAATGAAGATGGCCAGGGTTTGACGGCAGGCCTGGCGCTGAGCAACCTCGGCTCACGCATCGCTTATCGCGGCGATTCCGACCAGAAAGAATTCCTGCCCGCCAACTTCGGGCTGGGTGTGGCATACACATTCGTCATGCAGGAAGATCACCGGCTGATGCTGGGTGTGGAAGGGAATAAACTGATGGTGCCGGAGATGAAGGATGTGAAGGAATATTATGAAACGGGCGCGATGGCGGCCTGGTTCAAGTCGTTCAGCCACAATACCTGGCGCGCATCGGGCGGAATGGAATATTCGTATCGCAATGCTTTCAGCGCGCGGCTGGGATACGTTTCCGGCAACCGGCAGGAAGGCAGGATACAGGAGATGACAGCCGGGATCGGCGGGCGTTACCGCATGGTGGCGATGAACCTTTCGTATATGGTGCCCACCGGCAGCGGCGCCAACCGCAATCCGCTGTCAAACACCCTGCGCATCGGCCTCACCGTCGATCTTGCAGCGCAGCGATAA
- the galK gene encoding galactokinase: protein MISTAIAEFRKRFNREPLIVSSPGRINLIGEHTDYNEGFVLPAAIDKRIIYAIALNGTDTCNAHALFSGETASFALENIVPGGDWINYLKGVVFHLQQKGYEVKGFDCVITGDIPIGAGMSSSAAVEGGLAVGLSHLLGFNISRMEMARIGQLAEHTFPGVKCGIMDQFANLHGKKDSVMLLDCRSLEYQYFPFRFSEEVKVVLVNSMVHHSLASSEYNVRREQCEEGVKLLRAVYPGINSLRDVTSAQVQQQQHLLPAKVYDRCLYVTQENERVEKACAHLQRNELKAAGALMFASHQGLSKLYEVSCPELDFLAELASQRPEVAGARMMGGGFGGCTINLVETGKVEDFCNFVQEQFRQRYGVVPEIYITSIEDGAKVELATEAVA from the coding sequence ATGATTTCCACAGCCATAGCGGAGTTTCGCAAGCGTTTCAACCGGGAGCCACTGATCGTGAGCTCGCCGGGCAGGATCAACCTGATCGGGGAACACACCGACTACAACGAGGGCTTCGTATTGCCCGCCGCCATCGATAAGCGCATTATCTACGCCATCGCCCTCAACGGCACCGATACCTGCAACGCCCACGCCCTGTTCAGCGGCGAAACCGCTTCCTTTGCCCTGGAAAATATCGTTCCCGGCGGCGACTGGATCAATTACCTCAAAGGCGTGGTGTTCCACTTGCAGCAAAAAGGATACGAAGTGAAGGGGTTCGACTGCGTCATCACCGGTGATATCCCCATCGGCGCCGGCATGAGCAGCTCCGCCGCTGTGGAAGGAGGCCTGGCCGTAGGGCTCAGCCATCTCCTCGGTTTCAATATCTCCCGCATGGAAATGGCCCGCATCGGCCAGCTGGCCGAACATACCTTCCCGGGTGTGAAATGCGGCATTATGGACCAGTTCGCGAACCTGCACGGTAAAAAGGACAGCGTCATGCTGCTCGATTGCCGCAGCCTGGAATACCAGTATTTCCCCTTCCGCTTCTCTGAAGAAGTGAAAGTGGTGCTCGTCAACTCGATGGTCCACCATTCCCTGGCTTCTTCCGAATACAACGTCCGCCGCGAACAATGTGAGGAAGGCGTGAAGCTCCTCCGCGCGGTGTACCCCGGCATCAACAGCCTGCGCGACGTCACCTCCGCGCAGGTACAACAGCAGCAACACTTGCTGCCCGCCAAAGTATACGACCGTTGCCTCTATGTGACCCAGGAAAACGAACGCGTGGAAAAAGCCTGCGCGCACCTGCAGCGTAACGAACTGAAAGCAGCCGGCGCGCTCATGTTCGCATCGCACCAAGGGCTGAGCAAATTGTATGAAGTTTCCTGCCCGGAGCTGGATTTCCTGGCCGAGCTGGCCTCCCAACGCCCCGAAGTAGCCGGCGCGCGCATGATGGGCGGCGGATTCGGCGGATGCACCATCAACCTCGTGGAAACCGGGAAAGTGGAGGATTTCTGCAATTTCGTGCAGGAACAGTTCCGCCAGCGATACGGCGTTGTCCCGGAAATCTATATCACTTCCATTGAAGACGGCGCCAAAGTGGAACTCGCCACCGAAGCCGTTGCATAA
- a CDS encoding sugar MFS transporter, with the protein MSSQSIPMTAPQEGGYKQAMLIIGGLFAVFGFVTWLNASLIQFLQLLCDLTDSQALMVTFAFYIPYFLWSLPSSVVLKKLGFKNGMAIGLVVMAMGSLVFIPAANSHSFILFLVGLFIQGAGLSLLQTATNPYVSILGPIESAAKRISIMGICNKLAGVISPLILSSILLKNATEVEEKIKTTTNAVVKSQLLDELAGRVIMPYIVLTLFLLVVAFLIRRSNLPEIEAEETDASGASVPARSSLSKYPYLWLGALCIFVYVGVEVMAGDVIGTYGKSVGLSADAAKYFSSFTLGSMLVGYVIGIFTIPKLISQDMALRASAVLGILFTLGAYFTDGSTAVTFIALLGFANALMWPAIFPLAIEGLGKYTKIGSAILVMGIAGGAILPQIYTGLYEENSLLGFALHSDGVTFKSAFLYAMVPCYVYILFFALKGHLIGKTRAAK; encoded by the coding sequence ATGAGTAGCCAATCTATTCCAATGACCGCTCCGCAGGAAGGAGGGTACAAACAAGCCATGCTAATTATTGGCGGACTTTTCGCAGTATTCGGGTTCGTGACTTGGCTGAATGCATCCCTTATCCAGTTTCTGCAGCTTTTGTGCGATTTGACTGATTCCCAGGCCTTAATGGTGACTTTTGCTTTTTACATTCCCTATTTCCTCTGGTCGTTGCCCTCTTCAGTGGTATTGAAGAAGCTTGGATTCAAGAATGGCATGGCAATCGGCTTGGTAGTGATGGCCATGGGCTCACTTGTGTTTATTCCTGCGGCCAACAGCCATAGTTTCATACTTTTCCTGGTGGGACTGTTTATCCAGGGCGCTGGCCTTTCACTGCTCCAAACAGCTACCAACCCTTATGTGAGCATCCTCGGACCAATCGAGAGCGCGGCGAAGCGTATCTCTATCATGGGTATCTGCAATAAATTGGCCGGTGTGATCAGCCCCCTAATCCTTTCGTCTATCCTCCTGAAAAACGCGACAGAAGTTGAGGAGAAAATCAAAACTACGACTAATGCCGTGGTGAAAAGCCAATTGCTCGACGAACTGGCTGGACGTGTAATCATGCCTTACATCGTACTTACCCTCTTTCTTCTGGTAGTAGCATTCCTTATCCGCCGCTCCAATTTGCCCGAAATCGAAGCGGAAGAAACCGACGCTTCCGGAGCTTCAGTTCCGGCCCGCAGTTCTCTCAGCAAGTATCCTTACCTCTGGCTGGGCGCTCTCTGTATTTTTGTATACGTAGGTGTGGAAGTTATGGCCGGTGACGTAATTGGAACTTACGGTAAAAGTGTTGGTCTGAGTGCCGATGCTGCTAAATACTTTAGCTCGTTCACCCTTGGTTCCATGCTGGTGGGTTATGTTATAGGTATCTTTACGATTCCAAAATTGATTTCCCAGGATATGGCACTCCGGGCTTCCGCTGTACTCGGCATCCTTTTCACGCTTGGCGCTTACTTTACCGATGGCTCGACTGCGGTGACGTTCATTGCACTGCTCGGTTTTGCAAACGCCCTGATGTGGCCCGCTATCTTCCCGCTTGCTATCGAAGGTCTAGGTAAATATACCAAGATAGGCTCCGCCATTCTCGTTATGGGTATCGCTGGCGGTGCCATCCTGCCACAGATTTACACAGGTCTGTACGAAGAGAATTCCTTGCTCGGTTTTGCGTTGCATTCCGACGGAGTGACATTCAAATCGGCTTTCCTTTACGCAATGGTACCCTGCTATGTTTATATCTTGTTCTTCGCCCTTAAAGGGCACCTGATCGGTAAAACACGTGCTGCTAAATAA
- a CDS encoding MFS transporter, with protein sequence MSTPSKQGTHPSFSVLVLVFFFWGFVAASNSILIPFCKSHFELTQIQSQLIDFAFYGAYFVGSLILYLLSAMKGVDILNRIGFKKGIIYGLLISGVGAAATIGAVNLGLGMTDKTAAFYLILGAYFIVALGFSLQQTAANPFAVLLGDPAGGAHRLSLAGGVNSFGTTIGPIIVSILLFGSAKVSGAEGDTDISKINVLYLTLVGLFLAAAGIFAATKMPKGTEDDHFESSPKATRSLLGITLMFVVIAIGTGVTTHPLPYFIAGIVGILVILFYSQFSARGNGEGWGAMRYPQLIMGMIAIFVYVGVEVSASSNLGELLRTPGFLTLEGLHESEISPYISIFWGGLMIGRWTGAISVFNISKTARQVLSVVVPFIAYGVILGANAWKGNDITALYPFAICIVIQIAGFFYGQEKPTKTLLTFGVMGVAAMVIGLFTTGVVATFAFISGGLFCSVMWPCIFSLSIAGLGKYTGQGSSFLIMMILGGALVPPLQGGIADSIGIHMSYIVPVVCFAYLAFFALRVKSILNSQGIDYESATSGGH encoded by the coding sequence ATGTCCACGCCTAGCAAACAGGGTACGCACCCATCGTTCTCCGTACTGGTATTAGTTTTCTTTTTCTGGGGCTTCGTAGCGGCCTCCAACAGTATACTCATCCCCTTCTGTAAATCGCACTTCGAGCTGACGCAGATCCAATCGCAGCTGATCGACTTCGCGTTCTACGGCGCCTATTTCGTAGGATCTCTCATCCTCTACCTCCTTTCCGCCATGAAAGGGGTGGATATCCTCAACCGCATCGGATTTAAAAAAGGCATTATATACGGCCTGCTCATCTCCGGCGTGGGCGCCGCCGCCACCATCGGCGCGGTGAACCTCGGACTGGGCATGACCGACAAAACCGCCGCTTTCTATCTCATCCTCGGCGCCTACTTCATCGTGGCCCTGGGCTTCTCGCTGCAGCAAACCGCGGCCAACCCTTTCGCCGTGCTCCTCGGCGATCCGGCGGGCGGCGCGCACCGGCTCAGCCTCGCGGGCGGCGTGAACTCCTTCGGCACCACCATCGGGCCTATCATCGTGAGCATCCTGCTTTTCGGTTCGGCTAAAGTAAGCGGCGCCGAAGGCGACACCGATATCTCCAAGATCAACGTATTATACCTTACCCTCGTTGGCCTCTTCCTGGCTGCCGCGGGTATCTTCGCAGCCACCAAAATGCCGAAGGGCACGGAAGACGATCACTTCGAATCTTCCCCCAAGGCCACCCGCTCCCTGCTGGGCATCACGCTGATGTTCGTGGTGATCGCGATCGGAACGGGCGTAACCACGCACCCGCTCCCCTACTTCATCGCGGGCATCGTAGGCATCCTGGTGATCCTGTTCTACAGCCAGTTCAGCGCGCGCGGCAACGGCGAAGGCTGGGGCGCCATGAGATATCCGCAGCTTATCATGGGGATGATCGCCATCTTCGTGTATGTAGGCGTGGAAGTGAGCGCTTCCTCCAACCTCGGCGAGCTCCTGAGAACACCGGGCTTCCTCACCCTGGAAGGCCTGCATGAATCCGAAATCAGCCCGTATATCTCCATCTTCTGGGGCGGCCTGATGATCGGCCGCTGGACAGGCGCCATCTCCGTATTCAACATTTCCAAAACCGCCCGCCAGGTGCTGTCTGTAGTAGTGCCCTTCATCGCCTACGGCGTGATCCTCGGCGCCAACGCCTGGAAAGGCAACGATATCACTGCGCTCTATCCCTTCGCGATCTGCATCGTGATCCAGATTGCGGGCTTCTTTTACGGCCAGGAAAAACCCACCAAAACACTGCTCACCTTCGGCGTGATGGGTGTGGCGGCCATGGTGATCGGCCTGTTCACCACCGGCGTGGTAGCTACCTTCGCTTTCATCAGCGGCGGCCTGTTCTGCTCCGTGATGTGGCCCTGCATCTTCAGCCTCTCCATTGCCGGCCTCGGTAAATATACCGGCCAGGGTTCCTCCTTCCTCATCATGATGATCCTCGGCGGCGCACTGGTGCCCCCCTTGCAAGGTGGCATCGCCGACAGCATCGGCATCCATATGTCTTATATTGTGCCCGTGGTTTGCTTCGCTTACCTGGCATTCTTCGCATTACGTGTAAAATCAATTTTAAACTCCCAAGGAATAGACTATGAGTCAGCAACTAGCGGTGGGCATTGA
- a CDS encoding ROK family protein, translated as MSQQLAVGIDIGGTNTKFGIVDRRGNILCQDRMSTKAHEEVTMFLEELHHRLSKLIVQVGGIENIRGIGVGAPNGNYYTGNIEYAPNLRWKGIVPLAQMLEDLFGLPTVLTNDANAAALGEMTYGSARGMKDFITITLGTGVGSGIVANGQLIYGHDGFAGELGHVIVVPGGRLHPGTGARGSLESYASATGVTNTALELLEAHPELESMLRDHTREEIDSKLIYEAAIKGDKLAIEIYEFTGKVLGEALANFVMFSSPEAIVLFGGLTQAGDLIMRPVREHMEANLLPIFQNKVKLLFSELKESDAAILGASAMAWEMKD; from the coding sequence ATGAGTCAGCAACTAGCGGTGGGCATTGATATCGGTGGAACGAACACTAAATTCGGTATTGTAGACCGTCGTGGCAACATCCTGTGCCAGGACCGCATGTCAACCAAAGCACACGAAGAAGTTACCATGTTTCTTGAAGAGCTGCACCATCGGCTCTCCAAGCTGATCGTACAGGTCGGCGGCATTGAAAACATACGCGGTATCGGCGTAGGCGCCCCCAACGGCAACTACTATACCGGTAACATCGAATACGCTCCCAACCTGCGCTGGAAAGGCATCGTGCCCCTTGCGCAAATGCTGGAAGACCTTTTCGGCCTCCCTACCGTATTGACCAACGATGCCAACGCGGCCGCCCTTGGTGAAATGACCTACGGCTCCGCCCGCGGCATGAAAGATTTTATCACCATCACCCTCGGCACCGGCGTAGGCAGCGGCATCGTCGCAAACGGACAGCTGATTTACGGTCACGACGGCTTCGCCGGCGAGCTGGGCCACGTGATCGTGGTGCCCGGCGGCCGCCTCCATCCCGGAACCGGCGCGCGCGGCTCCCTCGAATCCTACGCTTCCGCCACCGGCGTTACCAATACCGCCCTGGAACTGCTGGAAGCGCATCCCGAACTGGAATCCATGTTGCGCGACCACACCCGCGAAGAGATCGATTCCAAGCTCATCTACGAAGCCGCCATCAAAGGCGACAAACTGGCGATCGAGATCTACGAGTTCACCGGCAAGGTGCTCGGCGAAGCGCTGGCCAACTTCGTGATGTTCTCCAGCCCCGAAGCCATCGTGCTGTTCGGCGGCCTTACCCAGGCAGGCGACCTCATCATGCGCCCCGTTCGCGAGCACATGGAAGCCAACCTGCTGCCCATATTCCAGAATAAAGTGAAGTTGCTGTTCTCCGAACTGAAGGAAAGCGACGCCGCCATCCTCGGCGCCAGCGCCATGGCCTGGGAAATGAAAGATTAA
- a CDS encoding N(4)-(beta-N-acetylglucosaminyl)-L-asparaginase: MKSRRNFLKTAALGAATLSLDGIPAAAAARGTGRKPIVVSTWDFGIAANRAAWEVLAKGGRALDAVEAGVHVPEADPKNVTVGYGGYPDRDGHVTLDACIMDELGNCGSVAGLEHIIHPISVARKVMEKTPHVMLVGDGALQFALENGFKKENLLTPESEKAWKEWLKKAEYKPVINIENQSYEGKGTGATAYNPLRLPGNAWNHDTIGMVALDAAGNLSGACTTSGMAFKLHGRVGDSPIIGAGLYVDNEVGAATATGVGEEVIRVVGSFLVVELMRQGYPPEAACKEAVMRIVKKKPAKAKEIQIGFLALNKKGEHGAYCLHPGFSYACTTGVGEKEEVLIKGKYYFQ; this comes from the coding sequence ATGAAAAGCAGAAGGAACTTTTTAAAAACCGCCGCACTGGGCGCTGCCACGCTTTCGCTGGACGGTATCCCCGCAGCGGCCGCAGCCCGCGGTACCGGCCGTAAGCCGATCGTGGTATCCACCTGGGACTTCGGTATCGCCGCCAACCGTGCAGCGTGGGAAGTGCTCGCCAAAGGCGGGCGTGCCCTGGATGCCGTGGAAGCCGGCGTGCATGTGCCCGAAGCCGACCCGAAGAACGTGACCGTAGGTTATGGCGGTTATCCCGACCGCGACGGCCACGTAACGCTGGACGCCTGCATCATGGACGAGCTGGGGAACTGCGGTTCCGTAGCCGGACTGGAGCACATCATACACCCGATCTCCGTGGCCCGCAAGGTGATGGAGAAAACGCCGCATGTGATGCTCGTGGGTGACGGCGCGCTGCAGTTTGCGCTGGAGAACGGTTTCAAAAAAGAAAACCTCCTCACCCCCGAATCCGAAAAAGCCTGGAAAGAGTGGTTGAAGAAAGCGGAATATAAACCCGTCATCAATATCGAGAACCAGTCGTACGAAGGCAAGGGCACCGGCGCCACGGCGTACAACCCGCTGCGCCTCCCCGGCAACGCCTGGAACCACGACACTATCGGTATGGTGGCGCTCGATGCCGCAGGCAACCTGTCCGGCGCCTGCACCACCAGCGGCATGGCGTTCAAGCTGCACGGGCGTGTGGGCGATTCACCTATCATCGGTGCGGGATTGTATGTGGATAACGAAGTAGGCGCCGCCACGGCAACGGGCGTCGGCGAAGAAGTGATCCGCGTGGTGGGAAGCTTCCTGGTGGTGGAACTGATGCGCCAGGGCTACCCGCCCGAAGCCGCCTGCAAAGAAGCGGTGATGCGCATTGTAAAGAAAAAACCCGCCAAGGCGAAAGAAATCCAGATCGGGTTCCTGGCGCTCAACAAAAAAGGCGAGCATGGCGCATATTGCCTGCATCCCGGGTTCAGCTATGCCTGCACCACCGGCGTGGGTGAAAAGGAAGAAGTCCTCATCAAAGGGAAATACTACTTTCAATAA
- a CDS encoding copper homeostasis protein CutC, protein MKTITLEICATSVASCVAAEEGGANRIELCDNLLEGGTTPSYGMIAAVREKCNLKIYPIIRPRGGDFLYDDAEFDIMKRDIETCKQLGCDGVVIGLLTADGKVDLPRTTELVNLAKPMGVTFHRAFDMTDDPLQALEDVIASGCERILTSGQRNTAMEGAALIRELVDKAGGRIRIMAGSGLRPHNAEALAKASGAPEYHSTARDYVESGMVYRNPDVSMGGIPGVPEYGIPVTQAPIVRAIREGAEAGLNS, encoded by the coding sequence TTGAAAACCATCACACTTGAAATATGCGCCACTTCTGTGGCATCCTGCGTTGCCGCTGAAGAAGGCGGAGCCAACCGCATCGAGCTTTGCGACAATCTCCTGGAAGGCGGCACCACGCCCAGTTACGGCATGATCGCCGCGGTGCGGGAAAAGTGTAATTTGAAAATCTACCCGATCATCCGCCCGCGCGGCGGCGACTTTCTCTACGACGACGCCGAATTCGATATCATGAAACGCGACATCGAAACCTGCAAACAACTGGGCTGCGACGGCGTCGTGATCGGATTGCTGACGGCTGACGGAAAAGTAGACCTGCCCCGCACCACCGAGCTGGTAAACCTCGCAAAACCTATGGGGGTTACGTTTCACAGGGCATTTGATATGACAGACGATCCGTTACAGGCGCTGGAAGACGTAATTGCCAGCGGTTGTGAGCGCATTCTCACTTCCGGCCAGCGCAACACCGCCATGGAAGGCGCGGCTCTCATCCGCGAACTGGTGGACAAAGCGGGCGGCCGTATCCGTATCATGGCAGGCTCCGGCCTGCGCCCCCATAACGCCGAAGCCCTCGCCAAAGCCTCCGGGGCGCCGGAGTACCATTCCACCGCCCGCGATTACGTGGAAAGCGGCATGGTGTACCGCAATCCCGACGTGAGCATGGGTGGCATCCCCGGCGTGCCCGAATACGGAATTCCGGTGACGCAGGCCCCCATCGTCCGCGCGATACGCGAAGGCGCCGAAGCCGGACTTAACAGCTGA
- a CDS encoding alkaline phosphatase, whose translation MKKARYLVLLLCMAFAANAQVKGVKHVILIGMDGLGAYAMEKADNPVMKRMMAEGSWTLKARSVLPSSSAVNWSSMIMGAGPELHGFTEWGSKTPELEPLELDQYGLFPSLFTLLREQKPNAETGVIYSWGGIGYLFPKQAVNKDVNCPTDSATTETAIAYIKEKRPDFLFVHFDQPDGVGHEIGHNIPPYYEQVHKNDVLLGKILQAVKDAGMWENSVIILSSDHGGINKGHGGKTMVEMQIPWIFMGRGIKKNQEVKESVMTYDTAATIAYIFGLKTPQSWIGRTVKSIFK comes from the coding sequence ATGAAAAAAGCCCGCTACTTAGTATTATTGTTGTGTATGGCGTTCGCGGCGAACGCGCAGGTAAAAGGAGTGAAACACGTGATCCTGATCGGGATGGATGGCCTGGGCGCCTATGCCATGGAAAAAGCCGACAATCCCGTTATGAAGCGGATGATGGCCGAGGGAAGCTGGACGCTTAAAGCCCGCAGCGTATTGCCTTCGTCTAGCGCGGTGAACTGGTCGTCGATGATCATGGGTGCAGGGCCGGAGCTGCACGGTTTCACGGAATGGGGCAGCAAAACGCCGGAACTGGAGCCCCTGGAGCTGGACCAATACGGCCTCTTCCCTTCCCTCTTCACCCTGCTCCGCGAACAAAAACCGAACGCGGAAACCGGGGTAATCTATTCCTGGGGAGGCATCGGCTACCTGTTCCCGAAACAAGCCGTGAACAAGGATGTGAATTGTCCTACCGACAGCGCCACCACCGAAACGGCCATTGCATACATAAAAGAGAAGCGGCCCGACTTCCTGTTCGTGCATTTTGACCAGCCGGACGGAGTTGGGCACGAAATTGGTCATAACATACCACCGTATTATGAACAAGTGCATAAAAACGACGTTTTACTGGGAAAGATTTTGCAGGCGGTAAAAGACGCCGGTATGTGGGAAAACAGCGTAATCATCTTATCTTCCGACCACGGCGGCATCAACAAGGGCCATGGCGGGAAAACGATGGTCGAAATGCAAATACCCTGGATTTTCATGGGGAGAGGCATTAAAAAGAACCAGGAAGTGAAAGAAAGTGTGATGACGTACGATACGGCCGCAACGATCGCGTATATCTTCGGGCTGAAGACCCCGCAGAGCTGGATCGGCCGGACCGTAAAGAGCATTTTTAAATAA
- a CDS encoding endonuclease/exonuclease/phosphatase family protein encodes MQRIILYLILSVGALSAKAQVQGQVIKVMTYNIHHGENMNGKLDIQGIATVILATNPDLVALQEVDSATLRIGKADILQELADATGMYIYFAKAMDFDGGGYGNGILSRYPIQHAQTLALPAKGKDGEPRSAAIVTVQLPGDSLLRFASAHLDHLDDPTDRLAQIQLILQQQQRSPVPMILAGDLNALPHSKEITQLKAHFMDATEKLGPTWPSDKPTQKLDYILLSGKGRWHVSGAHVVEETVASDHRPVIAELLLK; translated from the coding sequence ATGCAGCGAATTATTCTATATCTGATTCTTTCGGTTGGCGCGCTGTCCGCAAAAGCGCAGGTCCAGGGCCAGGTGATCAAGGTAATGACCTACAATATCCACCATGGCGAAAACATGAACGGCAAGCTCGACATCCAGGGCATCGCCACCGTGATCCTCGCCACCAATCCCGACCTGGTGGCGCTCCAGGAAGTGGACTCCGCCACGCTCCGCATCGGCAAAGCCGATATTCTCCAGGAACTCGCAGACGCCACGGGCATGTACATCTACTTTGCCAAAGCCATGGATTTTGATGGCGGCGGATACGGCAACGGCATCCTTTCCCGGTATCCTATACAGCATGCCCAAACACTGGCGCTGCCGGCGAAAGGGAAAGACGGTGAGCCCAGATCGGCCGCGATTGTGACCGTTCAGCTTCCGGGCGACAGCCTCCTGCGCTTCGCCAGCGCCCACCTCGACCATCTCGACGATCCTACGGACCGGCTCGCGCAGATACAGCTGATCCTGCAACAGCAGCAGCGCTCCCCCGTTCCCATGATCCTCGCCGGCGATCTTAATGCTTTACCGCATTCGAAAGAAATCACCCAACTGAAGGCGCATTTCATGGATGCCACGGAGAAGCTCGGCCCTACCTGGCCTTCCGACAAGCCCACCCAGAAGCTCGATTATATCCTGCTATCCGGCAAAGGGCGCTGGCATGTGAGCGGGGCGCATGTGGTGGAAGAAACCGTGGCGTCGGACCACCGGCCGGTGATCGCCGAACTGCTTCTGAAATAA